Proteins encoded together in one Felis catus isolate Fca126 chromosome B3, F.catus_Fca126_mat1.0, whole genome shotgun sequence window:
- the LOC101092190 gene encoding ribonuclease K6, with translation MRLDLLGRFPLLLLLLALWGSVRPLCAWRQFLTRAKWFEIQHVRSSPVSCNTEMNGVNNYTQNCKVHNTFLHDSFENVSDTCLLSNVTCKNGMNNCHRSPQRVNMTDCTLTSGKYPKCKYKDTPLYKFFIIACDRPQQGDPPYQWVPVHLDKVI, from the coding sequence ATGAGACTGGATCTTCTGGGACgctttcctctcctcctgctgctgctggctTTATGGGGGTCAGTGCGTCCACTTTGTGCTTGGCGTCAATTCCTCACCAGGGCCAAGTGGTTTGAAATTCAGCATGTAAGGTCAAGCCCTGTCAGCTGCAACACGGAAATGAATGGTGTCAATAATTATACTCAGAACTGTAAGGTTCACAACACCTTTCTGCATGACTCCTTCGAGAACGTGTCTGATACCTGTCTTTTGTCCAACGTGACCTGCAAAAATGGGATGAATAACTGCCACCGGAGTCCACAGCGTGTTAATATGACTGACTGCACACTCACTTCAGGGAAGTATCCCAAGTGCAAGTACAAAGATACTCCCCTGTACAAATTCTTCATTATTGCCTGTGATCGCCCTCAGCAGGGCGACCCTCCCTATCAGTGGGTTCCTGTACACTTAGATAAGGTTATTTGA